The Sulfurimonas sp. genome window below encodes:
- a CDS encoding MqnA/MqnD/SBP family protein: MVFGKIEYLNLLPFHVFMKRFTKSSQQQMSMRYYSGVPQVINKKFLARRVDAAFISSIRARKYKTVNLGIIARKEVQSVIAIPSKTNTKDKASATSNILVDILGVEGEVLIGDRALRYYLSGGDHIDLAKLWNQKYNLPFVFARLSYHKDKKTYKSIEKNFGVKPIKIPSYILSRASERTGIKEKDILEYLKCISYKLDKKAELGLKAFYSKVDKLKN, from the coding sequence ATGGTTTTTGGAAAAATAGAATATTTAAATTTACTTCCCTTTCACGTTTTTATGAAACGATTTACAAAGAGTAGCCAACAACAAATGAGCATGCGCTACTATAGTGGTGTACCTCAAGTTATAAATAAAAAATTTTTAGCCCGCCGTGTAGATGCTGCCTTTATATCGAGTATACGTGCTAGAAAATATAAAACTGTAAACCTAGGAATTATCGCTAGAAAAGAGGTTCAGAGCGTAATAGCAATTCCAAGCAAAACAAATACTAAAGATAAAGCCTCAGCTACTTCAAATATTTTGGTAGATATTTTAGGAGTTGAGGGTGAAGTACTTATAGGTGACAGGGCATTAAGATATTACCTCAGCGGCGGCGACCATATAGATTTGGCCAAGCTATGGAATCAAAAGTATAATCTTCCGTTCGTATTTGCACGACTTAGTTACCACAAAGATAAAAAAACATATAAAAGTATTGAAAAAAACTTTGGTGTAAAACCTATAAAAATACCATCTTACATACTTTCTAGAGCTTCAGAAAGGACAGGTATAAAAGAGAAAGATATACTAGAGTACCTTAAGTGTATATCTTATAAACTGGATAAAAAAGCTGAGCTAGGTTTAAAAGCTTTTTACTCTAAAGTAGATAAGTTAAAGAACTAA
- a CDS encoding PAS domain S-box protein produces the protein MRLVKIENIVFVICILFLSVVMYTEYTIKRDMYKDEKIYDLKLQYKDKILFNDKIIDALLDELFEDKVMKQILAESNAGKNKQKNREKLYLSYKKKFEDFKKRGIGQFQFHLANGDSFIRFHKPEKYGDSLLFRNSIRKVIKTHEKEIGFEIGRYFEGFRYIYPIFLEGKYIGSVEASIETSEMLKQMKNMLDSNYNVVLKSTELAKSVLKKKINSNYHKFCGHDDYLMANPTHIDNIDLKSILKGVDRKLKTSIDKKDAFAEFAKDKGHILHTIVFIPIVDVNEKNVGYFFSIREDNTIQKIELLQIFKFIISLILFSIILYFYKQSKAKTKTIEQLNKAIDLTTLVSKTDLKGRITYVNDAFEKLSGYTKDELMGKPHSIVREPSMPKSAFKDMWTTIQNKKMWQGTITNRKKDGSTYTVSANIMPILNVNGKIKEYIAIRHDITELEKYKEILKEQLDDRSKSLEENINYTKQYEEAINGSTAVLKTDTNNIIEYANEQFCKLSGYRKDELIGRNCRELRHENHIRMGDCDKLIERLKNKEVVSIVFTNVAKDKSLYFLDTLVYPIINLDGKVTEHLHLMHDISEIINLHQELEDTQKEIIYKMGEIGETRSKETGNHVKRVAEYSQLLASLYGLSEKDSEVLRLASPMHDIGKVGIPDSVLKKPGKLDAEEWEIMQTHAELGYEMLKHSTRPILQAASIVAGQHHEKFDGSGYPNGLKADDIHIYGRITAIADVFDALGSNRVYKQAWELDKILNLFEEEKGKHFDPKLVEIFFENLDSFLEIRDKFKD, from the coding sequence TTGAGGTTAGTTAAGATTGAGAATATAGTTTTTGTAATATGTATATTGTTTTTAAGTGTAGTAATGTATACGGAATATACAATAAAAAGGGATATGTATAAAGATGAAAAGATATATGATTTAAAGCTTCAGTACAAAGACAAAATTTTATTTAATGATAAGATAATCGATGCTTTACTTGATGAGCTGTTTGAAGATAAAGTTATGAAACAGATCCTAGCTGAATCAAATGCAGGAAAAAATAAACAAAAAAACAGAGAAAAACTTTATTTATCTTACAAAAAGAAATTTGAAGATTTTAAAAAAAGAGGAATTGGACAGTTCCAGTTTCATTTGGCAAACGGTGATAGTTTTATCAGGTTTCATAAGCCTGAAAAGTATGGAGACAGTTTACTTTTTAGAAATAGTATTCGTAAAGTTATAAAAACTCATGAAAAAGAGATTGGATTTGAAATAGGCAGGTATTTTGAGGGTTTTAGATATATATATCCTATATTTTTAGAAGGTAAATATATTGGTAGTGTTGAAGCCTCAATAGAGACATCTGAAATGTTAAAGCAGATGAAAAACATGTTAGATTCCAACTATAATGTAGTTTTAAAATCTACAGAATTAGCTAAAAGTGTTTTGAAAAAAAAGATAAACAGCAATTATCATAAGTTTTGTGGACATGATGATTATTTAATGGCTAATCCAACACATATAGATAATATAGATTTAAAAAGTATTTTAAAAGGTGTAGACAGAAAACTTAAAACATCTATAGATAAAAAAGACGCTTTTGCAGAATTTGCCAAAGACAAAGGGCATATACTACATACTATAGTCTTTATACCTATAGTTGATGTAAATGAGAAAAATGTTGGTTATTTCTTTTCTATAAGAGAGGATAATACTATACAAAAAATTGAGCTACTACAGATCTTTAAGTTCATTATTTCACTTATTTTGTTCTCGATAATATTATATTTTTACAAACAAAGTAAAGCAAAAACAAAAACTATTGAGCAGTTAAATAAAGCAATAGACCTTACAACTTTAGTTTCTAAGACAGATCTAAAAGGTAGGATAACATATGTAAATGATGCCTTTGAAAAACTATCTGGATATACAAAAGATGAATTGATGGGTAAACCTCATAGTATCGTTCGAGAGCCTTCTATGCCAAAGTCTGCTTTTAAAGATATGTGGACAACTATACAAAATAAAAAGATGTGGCAAGGTACGATTACAAATAGAAAAAAAGATGGTTCTACATACACGGTAAGTGCTAATATTATGCCAATTTTAAATGTTAATGGAAAAATTAAAGAATATATAGCAATTAGACACGATATAACTGAACTTGAAAAATATAAAGAGATTTTAAAAGAACAGCTTGATGATAGAAGCAAGTCTTTAGAAGAAAATATAAATTATACAAAACAGTATGAGGAAGCCATAAACGGTTCTACAGCAGTTTTAAAAACAGATACAAATAATATTATAGAGTATGCGAATGAGCAGTTTTGTAAACTAAGCGGCTATAGAAAAGATGAATTAATTGGTAGAAACTGTAGAGAGTTACGCCATGAAAATCATATTAGAATGGGTGATTGTGATAAGTTGATAGAGAGACTTAAAAATAAAGAGGTAGTATCTATAGTATTTACAAATGTGGCAAAAGATAAAAGTCTTTACTTCTTAGATACTCTTGTATACCCAATCATTAACTTAGATGGTAAGGTAACTGAACATTTACATCTTATGCACGATATTAGTGAGATAATAAATCTACATCAAGAGTTAGAAGATACTCAAAAAGAGATTATCTATAAGATGGGCGAGATAGGTGAGACAAGAAGTAAAGAGACAGGAAATCATGTAAAAAGAGTTGCTGAGTACTCACAACTATTGGCTAGCTTATATGGACTTAGTGAAAAAGATTCTGAAGTTTTAAGACTAGCCAGTCCTATGCACGATATTGGTAAGGTAGGGATACCTGATTCTGTACTTAAAAAGCCTGGTAAGTTAGATGCTGAGGAATGGGAGATTATGCAGACTCATGCAGAACTTGGATATGAGATGCTTAAACACTCAACAAGACCTATATTGCAAGCAGCCTCTATCGTAGCAGGACAACACCATGAAAAATTTGATGGTAGCGGTTATCCAAACGGTTTAAAAGCTGATGATATCCATATATATGGAAGAATAACAGCTATTGCAGATGTATTTGATGCATTAGGTTCTAATAGAGTATATAAACAAGCATGGGAATTAGATAAGATCCTTAATTTATTTGAAGAGGAAAAAGGTAAACACTTTGATCCAAAGCTGGTTGAGATATTCTTTGAAAATCTTGACAGCTTTTTAGAGATCAGAGATAAGTTTAAAGACTAA
- a CDS encoding molybdenum cofactor biosynthesis protein MoaE, which translates to MLELYDGSLDVPAILERWYKEEEKSNYGAYIPFIGTIRDEDNIDGLSFDVYEPILESWYEAWVQKAKAKGAIIKMAHSRGDVMLHESSYIAAVFSPKRRVALEFIDEFVEDFKASAPIWKYDLKDGKRIYAKDRSTAIKGSGLLS; encoded by the coding sequence ATGTTAGAGTTATACGACGGATCTTTAGATGTGCCTGCAATACTAGAGAGATGGTATAAAGAAGAGGAAAAGAGTAACTACGGTGCATATATTCCTTTTATAGGTACGATCCGTGATGAAGATAACATAGACGGATTAAGTTTTGATGTATATGAGCCAATACTTGAATCATGGTATGAAGCCTGGGTACAAAAAGCTAAAGCCAAAGGTGCGATCATTAAAATGGCACATTCTCGTGGTGATGTGATGCTTCATGAATCATCATATATAGCTGCTGTTTTTTCACCTAAGAGAAGAGTTGCACTAGAGTTTATAGACGAATTTGTAGAAGATTTTAAAGCATCGGCTCCAATTTGGAAGTATGATTTAAAAGACGGTAAACGTATCTATGCAAAAGATCGTTCAACTGCAATAAAAGGGAGTGGATTATTGTCATGA
- a CDS encoding MoaD/ThiS family protein, which translates to MVRIEFLGPIQKEPLELDIKNLKELATILQDDQELSEWLKTSAVAVNDTLVSSLDIELKDGDKVSLLPPVCGG; encoded by the coding sequence ATGGTAAGAATAGAATTTTTAGGACCTATACAAAAAGAACCATTAGAACTTGATATAAAAAATCTGAAAGAACTTGCAACAATTTTACAAGACGATCAAGAGTTAAGTGAGTGGTTAAAAACTTCAGCGGTTGCTGTAAACGACACTTTGGTTTCTTCACTTGATATAGAATTAAAAGATGGAGATAAAGTATCTTTACTTCCTCCTGTATGTGGCGGATAA